From the Drosophila simulans strain w501 chromosome 2L, Prin_Dsim_3.1, whole genome shotgun sequence genome, the window ATTCCGACAcgccaacacaaacacacaaaagtgGTGAGAAGCGCTCGCTCTCTTGGCAGTAGCGATTAAGCTTTCAGAGAGAGcttttttatgctttaaaaAAAGAGACAATTTGAAGCAATCTTggttttctctgttttttttggtaaatttgCGAAATTGTTGCTCTTCTCTTAAAGATTTGTCTTGATGATTTGAACAGCTGTTTTACAttatcaaaatgaaaatattgagATCGCATACATAAACATGTACACTGAGCTATGATGACAATTGCAAGGCTATAATATAATTGTAATAAACATTGAATATTAtccaaaatgttttaaaaaataatgaaaaattaaatccaCGAAATGGTTGtgttgtaattgtaatttttaaattttgtaactTTTACCttgtataaaattaaaatcaacaaatcTTGTTTTTCAATCCCTATTTACCAAATCGTTCGCAAATTCAACTGCAAGTGAAAGTGCAAGAGCAACATTTCAAACTCTCCCAGTctctgtctctttcgcttgGCAAGCAGTCGTCTCTTTCTAGGCTGGACAcgtggtgggcgtgggcgttgATGGTGGGAGGCGACTGTCAACACCGAATGCTTGGTTATGAATggcttttaatgaaatatttatgtaacaAGCAATAAGGAGCACTTTTGGCTTCTCGGCGAatgcgaaagagatggcagcATTGCGAAAAAGAAATGCCGcaagagggagagagagagagagggggaaACACAAGAGCGTTGGAAATAATTGTTTGGCTAGTTAAGTTTGACGCTACGTTGAACTAAGATAAAGCAAACACATAAACGAGGAAACACACACTTGGCACAACACACAGTCATAAACACACGAATAGAAGTCCTTAGTTCATTTTTGCTACAAAATTTAACttgatatataaatttaactgCATGATATACTAACTcgaacatttttcattttactaAGTTACGTTGTGAATAAacaagataaatattttaccaTATCAATTCTTAATTCTCTGACTTCAACAGCAACTAAACCTGAAtgcatttttctcagtgcttgTCGTAAACTTCCTTTGCTGGTTGTGTTGCCAGAAGTCATTAACAGTCAACGGCTACGTGCCACAAAAGTGGGAGAAGAGATACACCCTAAAAACGGCAACTGACAAATGCGGCAAGGCCAAAGGAAAGCTAAGCCAGACCAGGCACATATCCCGGCTGATGTGTCTGATATGTCTGTGCGGCTTTATTTGTTCGCCCCCGGCTTACATGGAACTCACCCAAAGGCACAGGGTGCGGATCAAGTGGCTAGACAATCCTTTAACGAAAAAGTGGGCTTCGAAGTTTAAAGCAAGACTCGTCTCAAGATTAATATGATGATGAAACACTTTCAACATTTTGATTACTAATATTTTAATCTACTAATATTTTATCAAATGATGAAACTCTTATTTTGCAAGTAAGCGAAACACTTTAACAGGCCAGCTATTCCCCCAGAACCCAATATAATTTCGAGGCCAGCCCACTTGGCCCGTTTTGCCTCGAACAGGACCAAGATGTTCCACTTTAGCAGCACCCAAATCCCAAATGCCAAGAATCCCTCACAGCTAACTTACGGAAGCAGAAAACGTTTAGGCAAATCTTTCGACCAAAATCTTGGGCAAACAAGCTCATTACAGTGcggcaaaatacaaaaataaactgGAAGCCAGAATAAGTCGGGGGAAAATTGTGAGCGAGGCAACTAAGTGTGCCACATGATTGAGTGACTTGCTGGCAGGCATCACCAGCCCCAAAAGGGGCAGGGGctaaagggggcgtggcagactTTGAAGACCATTACGGTCGCAGTTTATGACCGCAATTTTATTGATACCGCCAAGGGGAGCGcgtacaaaataaaataaagcaaccCAAATCGGTTAAATCCGAGAAGCCCCAAGGAATCTCAATGGATTGCCGGCTATAAAGCGCAGTGGGAACAACTTGTCGAGAGGTTCGTCTGCAATGCTGGGCGGTTTTTATTAAGGACACCAAAGGCAATAACAATCACTACCGAGCACTACAATAAACTAATCTAATGTGCGCCGCTCGGCGGCGTTTTAAAAGACTTTTCCCGGAAAAGCCTCGCACCACGACTTGGAGCGAATAACGACATTCGGGGACAACATGCTCCATAGGCAAATATTAACCAGCTTCATTTCATTGGCTTAGCAAGTGTGTACAAGATAGAGATGGGTTCATAAagaattataatattatattattttataataaaatatttatttatttatttaattagtttaattgtTAATAACAAGCAATACGGCTTCATATTTCGTCTGTAATATCtaaatacaatataatataCTTAATCTTTTATGGACATCGAGTCGAATAAGTAATTTTTTGTCAATAtaaaacttataaaatatataatacatgATTTAAAAGACTTAaacaatttggttttttttttttttttatttattattttcttattctTAATTTGATATTATAACATAGTATCTTTTTGTTCTGGCTAACTAGCCGTATAAGTGATATTTTGAACGAAAAAGTTTAGTTTCACTTACTCTATTTAAGTAAAAGTAATTGATGCATATAATCAATAGCTAAACTTTGAAGGGATATGAACTAAAGGcatttttgttaataatagaccaaaataatttattaattacaagtAGCTTCCGTTGCGTGCCCATAATTGGCCATCACTAGCACATCTAGAACCGATGGTTTTGCGGTCTATTGGGCGTGCATGAGCATAAGTAAGATGCACAGGATGTTTGTCCGTCGCTTTTCACGAAAGTCCTTTCCTGCCGTCGCAGGATCCTCTTGGCcaaatatgtgtgtgcgagtgcgtgTGCATGAATGTTGGTTGGTGCGTGCCTCCGATGCAAACTCAATTATTTACTAAGTGGGCCAAAAGGCATCCAGCAGGCGGGAAAATCACCTTACACTCACCCAGTGCCGTCGTCTTGTTTTAGTTGTAACTGTTGTAAGTCCCTTTTCCCAACCATTTCCAACCCGCGCTGTAAGCCCAAACTCTggggaaatttgcattttatcaTCTCATGGTTTTGGCCCGCTTTCCACTACCTTTCTGCGTCCCCTGTCGCCAGTTATTGCTGCCAGGAAGGgctttgcttttaattggttttcttAGGCGAGAAACGTCTTAGCTAGTTGGCAACACGAAGGGGAAATCTTATTGCCGGTGTTGTCTTACATAGTTGTTAATTTACTGCTAGGCGGCACTAActtataattgtttaattagcAAGTAAAATAAGGGGAAAATATGTGGAAATTATTAGATTTCAAGGGCGCGACACAAAGGCGATATTAGCATGGGTGTTTGAGTATCCTGGGAATTTGCACATGGCATTTAAGTAttagataaataaatgaaacgcAAGGCCCTGgaagtaatttaatttgtaaactaTTTAGGTAAACAACATccacataatttttaaattctttctGTACtagtttaacttttattttccaaagTTATTTTCCAAAGTTCGTATGATTTGGTTTTCTAAATTAAGTCtactttatttaatatccTACTATTGAAACCAATAATTTTCAGTGTGAACCAGTAATATTAATAATCAATACATTAGCGGATCACAGGCTaaagcacttgaaaaaatgttGTGCTTAATCTTTACCtcttatattttaagttaaaaaagGTATATAACTAATTTTTACTTCTGCCCAAAAATAAGTATGTTTATTAAGCACTTTTCGTAAGTGAGTTCTTTATATATTAACTTCCCAGCCTTTTATTTATCGCTCACTCATTTCTCAGGGTGCACAGTTCACATTTAATAAGCTAAAAGCATTTTAGGCTCCCCTCCGAAGATATTTATCTTAACCATATGCGCATTATTTTCCCCCGCCGCTGCGTATAAGCGTTTTCATTATGCCAACAATCGAGTGAGTACATAGGGAAAATGGAAACCCTTTTGGAACACCAATCGACCAACTAGTGTCAGTTCACAGAGAAAAGTTATATGGAAAAGTTAACAAACGGAGTAGCGAGTAAATTCCAGCAATATGATTCAAATTATGAATTGGTTTTCAATggtaaaaattaataaaaataaaataataacacaTTCTAAACACATAATCCTTGAAAAACCAGGTCATAGGCCTCATTCCACTGAATCGCCAGCAATCGGAAACTAACTTCATACTCGACTACGCCATGATGTGCATTGTGCCCATCTTCTATGTGGCTTGCTACCTTCTCATAAATCTTACCCACATTATTGGCCTCTGTTTCCTGGACTCCTGCAATAGTGTTTGCAAGCTGAGCAGCCATCTCTTCATGCATTTGGGCGCCTTTCTATATCTGACCATCACCCTGCTGAGTCTTTATCGCCGAAAGGAGTTTTTTCTGCAGTTTGATGCGAGACTTAATGACATCGATGCAGTTATCCAGAAATGCCAGCGGGTGGCGGAAATGGACAAGGTGAAGGTTACTGCGGTGAAACACAGTGTGGCCTACCATTTCACCTGGCTTTTCCTATTCTGCGTTTTCACCTTTGCCCTTTACTATGACGTCAGATCTTTGTACTTGTGAGTATGCCGTTGAAATTTACTagaataaataactaaattgtTGCCGAACTAATTATTactcaaatataaaaaagctCGGACAATCTTTGCAATATCCTAATCATCGATAGTTGAATTTTAAAGCCCAAATTGTCTCGGTTTAGGACCTTTGGCAATCTCGCCTTCATTCCGTTCATGGTGTCCAGTTTCCCGTACTTGGCCGGCAGCATCATTCAGGGCGAGTTCATCTATCACGTGTCGGTCATCTCGCAGCGCTTCGAGCAGATTAACATGCTGCTGGAGAAGATTAACCAGGAGGCGCGCCatcgccacgcccccctcaCCGTGTTCGATATCGAGAGCGAGGGCAAAAAGGAGCGGAAGACCGTTACACCGATTACGGCCATGGACGGCAGGACGACGACAGGATTTGGCAATGAGCACAAGTTGGCCGGCGAAATGAAGCGCCAGGAGGGGCAACAAAAGAACGACGAGGACGAATTGGACACCAGcaacgacgaggacgaggatgactTTGATTATGACAATGCCACCATCGCGGAAAATACCGGGTAAGGGGAAAAGCGAATTGGCGGCCatggttttggccaacaaaaaatggtTTGATTAATGGTTAGGTTTGTTGTTTACCTACCTTAATAtatgcattttgatttatgcatttttgcatttatttgtcAGCAGGCGAATCTGAATATAAATCACTAAAGAGCTATAAAAGTGGTTATAGATGtgagcaatttaaaatttcattactaagccaaactcaaactcgaaatgtttattatctatatttttataacttatttatttactatat encodes:
- the LOC6732071 gene encoding gustatory and pheromone receptor 33a, yielding MIQIMNWFSMVIGLIPLNRQQSETNFILDYAMMCIVPIFYVACYLLINLTHIIGLCFLDSCNSVCKLSSHLFMHLGAFLYLTITLLSLYRRKEFFLQFDARLNDIDAVIQKCQRVAEMDKVKVTAVKHSVAYHFTWLFLFCVFTFALYYDVRSLYLTFGNLAFIPFMVSSFPYLAGSIIQGEFIYHVSVISQRFEQINMLLEKINQEARHRHAPLTVFDIESEGKKERKTVTPITAMDGRTTTGFGNEHKLAGEMKRQEGQQKNDEDELDTSNDEDEDDFDYDNATIAENTGNTSEANLPDLFKLHDKILALSVITNGEFGPQCVPYMAACFVVSIFGIFLETKVNFIVGGKSRLLDYMTYLYVIWSFTTMVVAYIVLRLCCNANNHSKQSAMIVHEIMQKKPAFMLTNDLFYNKMKSFTLQFLHWEGFFQFNGVGLFALDYTFIFSTVSAATSYLIVLLQFDMTAILRNEGLMS